A genomic stretch from Desulfolutivibrio sulfodismutans DSM 3696 includes:
- a CDS encoding hybrid sensor histidine kinase/response regulator: MKAAGDTPPPGGRAGREGEPVRFLDRLQVKLSLLLVVAFTLVLAAFSLYDYHAVKAARMAELRLLADRVTERLSHILLSPMWNVDAREISRILETEMANGNLFAVIVLDEDGKSVLAGSRRDGGALHEVNSLWEEDGVFGRTRRIEMDGRNLGSLNVFVHTRHMEQDLLETVAANVLRTFLLEIVLVALIFFFVKSAILDPLDHMRRVARRISQRRDYSLRFPADRRDELGSLSDTFNEMLVIISQNEQTLKLHGERLEELINRRTLELAGAKKIAEDANQAKGEFLANMSHEIRTPMNAVIGMAELTLKTPLSPRQRQYLSVIRASSRSLLRVINDILDFSRIEAGKMTMERIAFRLSDVLDEVLDLFRGAMTDRDVELILEVDPDVPDALLGDPLRLRQVMVNLVSNAFKFTERGEVAIRASLSREMDSQVEIVLGVRDTGSGIPAEKLDSVFAAFTQADGSVTRKHGGTGLGLSIARDIARLMGGDVRVKSDVGRGSEFVVTVILDKDSTVLPGVREAASRFEGRRILVATANQGLGVAMDKALRRFGATTEQAATGKELLSRISEAGPAFDAVLVDGVLLADLSAGGADGLSGLFARFASTIVLTPTGKAREALFDAYPGARYFLEKPVGLAGLALGLSQAMGLAPSDGDPDAPLSGLPAQEPEPSFPGLRVLLAEDNATNRLVAGEIFADAGIVASMAENGRQAEEMAAREPFDMIFMDVSMPGMDGYEAARRIRALPQGGQTPIVAMTAHVLPGDRQRCLDAGMNDYLTKPLDRKRLFAVIATWAGHWRRQETAPGDHAGPSGDAVPGPGQGPLSDEAWLRGVPGLDVDEGLYRLGGKAAIYRSILSGFAKSGREYLGQMRQAMAHGRADQARDVAHKLAGAAGNVSAVEVRDMAWAMEESLDSGRLEEAGVLMESLAQAMEAVAGGVEGLGTAGGAAAQPRAG; this comes from the coding sequence GTGAAGGCCGCAGGCGACACGCCGCCGCCGGGGGGGCGGGCCGGGAGGGAAGGTGAGCCGGTGCGTTTCCTGGACAGGCTCCAGGTCAAGCTGAGCCTGCTTTTAGTGGTGGCCTTCACCCTGGTTCTGGCGGCGTTCAGCCTCTACGACTATCATGCCGTCAAGGCCGCCCGCATGGCGGAATTGCGGCTTCTGGCCGACAGGGTCACCGAGCGGCTTTCCCACATCCTGTTGTCTCCCATGTGGAACGTGGACGCCAGGGAGATCTCCCGGATCCTCGAGACGGAGATGGCCAACGGCAATCTGTTCGCCGTGATCGTGCTCGACGAGGACGGCAAAAGCGTGCTGGCCGGGAGCCGCCGCGACGGCGGCGCCTTGCATGAGGTAAATTCCCTGTGGGAAGAAGACGGGGTGTTCGGCCGGACCAGGCGCATCGAGATGGACGGCAGGAATCTGGGGAGCCTCAACGTCTTCGTCCACACCCGGCACATGGAGCAGGATCTGCTTGAAACCGTGGCGGCAAACGTCCTGCGCACCTTCCTGCTGGAGATCGTGTTGGTGGCGCTGATCTTTTTTTTCGTCAAATCCGCCATCCTCGACCCCTTGGACCACATGCGCCGGGTGGCCAGGCGCATAAGCCAGCGCCGGGACTATTCCCTGCGCTTTCCCGCCGACCGCCGCGACGAGTTGGGGAGCCTGTCCGACACCTTCAACGAAATGCTGGTCATCATCAGCCAGAATGAACAAACCCTCAAATTGCATGGGGAACGCCTGGAGGAACTGATCAACCGCCGTACCCTGGAACTGGCCGGGGCCAAGAAGATCGCCGAGGACGCCAACCAGGCCAAGGGCGAATTTCTAGCCAACATGAGCCACGAAATCAGAACCCCCATGAACGCGGTCATCGGCATGGCCGAATTGACCCTCAAAACCCCCCTGTCGCCCCGGCAGCGGCAATACCTTTCCGTCATCCGGGCCTCCAGCCGGTCCCTTTTGCGGGTCATCAACGACATCCTGGATTTTTCCCGGATCGAGGCCGGGAAAATGACCATGGAGCGCATCGCCTTCCGGTTGTCGGACGTCCTGGACGAGGTGCTTGATCTGTTTCGGGGGGCGATGACCGATAGGGACGTGGAACTGATCCTCGAAGTCGATCCCGACGTGCCCGACGCCCTTCTGGGCGACCCCCTGCGCCTGCGCCAGGTGATGGTCAATCTGGTCTCCAACGCCTTCAAATTCACCGAACGCGGCGAGGTGGCCATCCGGGCCTCCCTGTCCCGGGAGATGGACAGCCAGGTGGAGATCGTCCTTGGCGTACGCGACACGGGTTCGGGAATCCCCGCGGAAAAGTTGGACAGCGTCTTCGCGGCCTTCACCCAGGCCGACGGCTCCGTGACCCGCAAGCACGGCGGCACAGGGCTTGGGTTGTCCATCGCCAGGGATATCGCCCGGCTCATGGGCGGCGACGTGCGGGTGAAAAGCGACGTCGGCCGGGGCAGCGAGTTTGTGGTCACCGTGATCCTGGACAAGGATTCCACGGTCCTGCCGGGCGTGCGGGAGGCGGCCTCCCGGTTCGAGGGCCGCCGCATCCTGGTGGCCACGGCCAATCAGGGGTTGGGCGTGGCCATGGACAAGGCCCTGCGGCGTTTCGGGGCCACGACGGAGCAGGCGGCGACCGGGAAGGAATTGTTGTCCAGGATTTCCGAGGCCGGGCCCGCGTTTGATGCGGTCCTTGTGGACGGCGTCCTGCTGGCCGACCTGTCGGCGGGCGGGGCTGACGGATTGTCCGGACTTTTCGCCCGCTTCGCGTCGACGATTGTGCTCACGCCGACCGGAAAGGCCCGGGAGGCCTTGTTCGACGCCTATCCCGGGGCCCGGTACTTTCTGGAGAAACCAGTGGGATTGGCCGGGCTTGCGCTCGGCCTGTCCCAGGCCATGGGCCTCGCCCCGTCCGACGGCGACCCGGACGCGCCGCTCTCCGGGCTTCCGGCGCAGGAACCGGAACCGTCCTTCCCGGGGCTGCGGGTTTTGCTGGCCGAGGACAACGCCACCAACCGGCTGGTGGCGGGGGAGATCTTCGCCGACGCGGGCATTGTCGCCAGCATGGCCGAAAACGGTCGCCAGGCCGAAGAGATGGCCGCCCGGGAACCTTTTGACATGATTTTTATGGACGTTTCCATGCCCGGGATGGACGGCTATGAGGCGGCCAGGCGGATCCGCGCCCTGCCCCAGGGCGGGCAGACGCCCATCGTGGCCATGACCGCCCATGTCCTGCCTGGCGACCGGCAGCGCTGCCTGGACGCCGGAATGAACGACTATCTGACCAAGCCTCTGGATCGGAAACGCCTTTTCGCCGTCATCGCCACCTGGGCCGGGCACTGGCGCCGCCAGGAGACCGCCCCAGGGGATCACGCCGGCCCTTCCGGGGATGCGGTTCCCGGTCCCGGCCAGGGGCCGTTGTCGGATGAGGCGTGGTTGCGCGGGGTTCCCGGCCTCGACGTGGACGAGGGCTTGTATCGTCTGGGGGGCAAGGCCGCGATCTATCGCAGCATCCTGTCCGGGTTCGCCAAAAGCGGCCGGGAATATCTGGGGCAGATGCGCCAGGCCATGGCCCATGGGCGGGCGGACCAGGCCCGGGACGTGGCCCACAAGCTGGCCGGCGCGGCCGGGAACGTCTCGGCGGTGGAGGTGCGCGACATGGCCTGGGCCATGGAGGAGTCCCTGGACAGCGGCCGTCTGGAGGAAGCCGGAGTCCTTATGGAAAGCCTTGCCCAGGCCATGGAGGCCGTGGCCGGAGGCGTCGAGGGGTTGGGCACGGCCGGGGGGGCGGCGGCACAGCCGCGCGCCGGGTGA